From the Oleiphilus messinensis genome, one window contains:
- the purL gene encoding phosphoribosylformylglycinamidine synthase, with protein MLELRGAPALSAFRKKRLFNRVKSVLPEVESIYAEYMHFVDSEEVMSSDQMAVLNRLLSYGPLAQSESPSGVLFLVVPRPGTISPWSSKATDIAHNCGLRAITRIERGIAYYVTATEKLKRSEREQIAEMLHDRMTETVFHEMGGAELLFSHAHPEEMTQVDILGAGKGALTEANRSLGLALAEDEIDYLVEAYQGLDRNPTDVELMMFAQANSEHCRHKIFNASWEIDGEAQDKSLFGMIKNTYEANATGVLSAYKDNAAVMEGSSAGRFFPAPANNVYGATTEDIHILMKVETHNHPTAISPFPGAATGSGGEIRDEGATGRGAKPKAGLTGFTVSNLKIPGYVKPWENDFGKPDRIVSALDIMIDGPLGGAAFNNEFGRPNLTGYFRAYEEMVPGPDGMELKGYHKPIMIAGGLGNIRAEHVEKGEIPVGAKLIVLGGPAMLIGLGGGAASSMDSGSSHEDLDFASVQRGNPEMERRCQEVIDRCWQMGEQNPIMFIHDVGAGGLSNAFPELVKDGNRGGKFELRDIPNDEPGMSPLAIWCNESQERYVLAVGDEQLPVFDALCERERCPYAIVGEATEEMHLGLSDSHFNNTPVDLPMSVLFGKPPKMHRQVERKTFTKPVIDSTAIDPNDAAERILQVPSVASKQFLITIGDRSITGMVTRDQMVGPWQVPVADVAVTCASYDSYCGEAMAMGERTPIAIIDAPASGRMAVGEAITNLAAAQIEDISKIKLSANWMAAAGHSGEDEKLYDTVKAVGMELCPALGITIPVGKDSMSMKTVWEDGDDTQTMTAPLSLIISGFAPVTDVRQTLTPQLVNDKGDTDLILIDLANGQNRLGGSALAQVYNQIGAVAPDLDDPEDLKAFFAVVQGLNADGKLLAYHDRSDGGLFTTLCEMAFAGHVGVDIRLDYLAENETHFVRELFNEELGAVVQVKKEHTEEVLQQFTAAGLGEHTLVIGALNDSDRIRFLFEDDPVIDNTRVYFQQLWSRTSYEIQSLRDNSECAKEEYEGISDASDPGLSATLTFDPSEDIAAPFIQAGARPRVAILREQGVNGQVEMAAAFDRAGFEAVDVHMSDLINGLVSLGDFRMLAACGGFSYGDVLGAGEGWAKSILFNSRARDEFAAFFDRQDTLALGVCNGCQMMSNLHELIPGSENWPHFVRNRSEQFEARVTMLEIMKSNAVILDGMGGSQLPVVVAHGEGRAEWQDESRQAALLESSQVALRYIDNYGRGTERYPANPNGSPGGVTSVTNKDGRFTIMMPHPERVFRSVQNSWYPESWTEDGPWMRMFRNARKWCK; from the coding sequence ATGTTAGAGTTGCGTGGTGCACCTGCCTTATCCGCTTTTCGTAAAAAGAGACTGTTCAACCGGGTAAAATCCGTCCTGCCGGAAGTCGAGTCGATTTATGCCGAATACATGCATTTTGTTGATTCTGAGGAGGTTATGTCTTCAGATCAAATGGCGGTGCTCAATCGCTTGTTAAGCTATGGCCCGTTGGCGCAGTCCGAGTCGCCATCAGGGGTGTTGTTCCTCGTTGTGCCTCGTCCAGGCACGATTTCTCCCTGGTCCAGTAAAGCAACCGATATCGCACACAACTGCGGGTTGCGTGCTATCACGCGTATTGAGCGTGGTATTGCTTACTATGTCACGGCTACCGAAAAGCTGAAACGGTCGGAGCGAGAACAGATTGCTGAGATGCTCCATGACCGAATGACCGAGACGGTTTTCCATGAAATGGGTGGGGCTGAGCTCTTGTTTAGTCATGCTCATCCAGAAGAAATGACCCAAGTCGATATATTAGGGGCAGGAAAAGGGGCTCTGACAGAAGCAAACCGATCACTCGGGCTTGCACTTGCTGAAGATGAGATTGATTATCTGGTGGAAGCCTATCAGGGGTTAGACCGAAACCCTACCGATGTCGAATTGATGATGTTTGCTCAAGCCAACTCTGAACATTGTCGTCATAAAATTTTCAATGCCAGTTGGGAAATCGACGGGGAAGCTCAGGATAAGTCACTTTTTGGCATGATCAAGAATACCTATGAAGCCAATGCTACTGGTGTCTTATCGGCCTACAAAGATAATGCTGCAGTTATGGAAGGCTCCAGTGCGGGGCGTTTCTTTCCGGCACCAGCGAACAATGTTTATGGTGCTACCACGGAAGACATCCACATATTAATGAAGGTTGAAACCCACAATCATCCTACCGCAATTTCACCCTTCCCCGGTGCTGCAACCGGATCGGGTGGGGAAATACGGGATGAAGGTGCGACGGGGCGTGGCGCAAAGCCGAAAGCTGGCTTAACGGGGTTTACCGTATCCAACCTCAAGATTCCCGGCTATGTGAAACCCTGGGAGAATGACTTTGGTAAACCTGATCGCATTGTATCAGCGCTGGATATAATGATAGATGGGCCTTTGGGTGGTGCCGCATTCAACAATGAATTTGGTCGCCCCAATCTGACGGGGTATTTCCGGGCGTATGAAGAGATGGTGCCGGGCCCGGACGGTATGGAGCTCAAGGGCTACCACAAACCGATTATGATCGCTGGTGGTCTGGGGAATATTCGAGCCGAGCATGTGGAAAAGGGAGAGATTCCTGTTGGCGCGAAATTGATCGTGCTGGGTGGTCCGGCCATGTTGATCGGATTGGGCGGCGGGGCCGCGTCTTCGATGGACTCTGGCTCCAGTCATGAAGATCTTGACTTTGCTTCCGTGCAGAGGGGTAACCCTGAGATGGAGCGCCGTTGCCAGGAGGTAATAGACCGTTGTTGGCAAATGGGCGAACAAAACCCGATTATGTTTATCCATGACGTTGGTGCAGGGGGGCTATCGAATGCTTTCCCCGAACTGGTCAAAGATGGAAACAGAGGGGGGAAATTCGAACTGCGAGATATTCCGAATGATGAGCCGGGCATGTCACCGTTGGCGATTTGGTGTAATGAATCTCAGGAGCGTTATGTACTCGCTGTCGGCGATGAGCAATTACCTGTTTTCGATGCTCTTTGTGAGCGGGAACGTTGTCCGTATGCGATAGTGGGTGAAGCGACAGAAGAGATGCATCTCGGATTATCGGACTCCCACTTTAATAATACGCCCGTTGATTTACCGATGAGTGTCTTGTTTGGCAAGCCGCCAAAAATGCACCGTCAAGTGGAGCGCAAGACTTTTACCAAGCCGGTAATCGATTCGACTGCTATCGATCCCAATGATGCCGCAGAGCGAATACTTCAGGTACCTTCGGTCGCGAGTAAACAGTTCTTAATTACAATCGGAGACCGGTCCATTACCGGGATGGTTACCCGGGATCAAATGGTCGGTCCCTGGCAAGTGCCTGTAGCCGATGTTGCTGTGACCTGCGCCAGCTATGATTCATACTGCGGTGAAGCGATGGCAATGGGGGAACGCACTCCAATCGCGATTATCGATGCGCCTGCCTCAGGCCGTATGGCAGTTGGGGAAGCAATTACCAACCTCGCCGCAGCACAAATTGAAGATATCAGCAAAATAAAGTTGTCTGCCAATTGGATGGCCGCTGCAGGCCATTCCGGTGAAGATGAAAAACTTTATGACACGGTCAAAGCGGTAGGTATGGAGTTGTGTCCGGCATTGGGGATCACGATCCCGGTGGGCAAGGATTCAATGTCAATGAAAACGGTCTGGGAAGATGGTGATGATACTCAGACGATGACCGCGCCACTTTCTTTAATTATCAGTGGATTTGCACCGGTTACTGATGTTCGCCAGACTTTGACCCCGCAACTGGTGAATGATAAAGGCGATACCGATCTAATATTGATTGATTTGGCGAATGGTCAGAATCGGTTAGGTGGCTCGGCATTGGCGCAGGTTTACAACCAGATCGGTGCAGTTGCGCCGGACTTGGATGACCCTGAAGATTTAAAAGCGTTTTTTGCCGTAGTTCAGGGTTTGAACGCTGACGGTAAGTTACTCGCCTATCATGACCGCTCCGATGGTGGTTTGTTCACAACACTTTGTGAAATGGCATTTGCCGGGCATGTCGGGGTAGACATCCGTCTGGATTATCTGGCTGAAAACGAAACCCATTTTGTCCGGGAGTTGTTTAACGAGGAGTTGGGGGCTGTTGTACAGGTGAAGAAGGAGCACACTGAGGAAGTGTTGCAACAATTTACTGCAGCAGGCCTTGGAGAGCATACCCTCGTGATTGGTGCTTTAAATGATTCTGATCGGATTCGGTTTTTGTTTGAGGATGATCCTGTCATCGATAATACCCGGGTTTATTTTCAGCAGCTTTGGTCTCGCACCAGTTATGAGATTCAGTCACTGCGGGACAACTCAGAGTGTGCCAAAGAGGAATATGAAGGCATTAGCGATGCCTCAGATCCCGGCTTGTCTGCAACCTTGACCTTTGACCCGAGTGAAGATATTGCTGCTCCATTTATTCAGGCTGGTGCGCGCCCAAGGGTCGCGATATTGCGTGAGCAGGGTGTTAATGGTCAGGTTGAGATGGCTGCAGCTTTTGATCGAGCCGGTTTCGAAGCAGTCGATGTGCACATGAGTGACCTGATTAACGGTTTGGTATCCCTCGGGGATTTCCGGATGCTTGCGGCATGTGGTGGTTTCTCTTACGGCGATGTGTTGGGCGCGGGTGAAGGGTGGGCAAAATCTATTTTGTTCAATTCCAGAGCGAGAGATGAATTCGCGGCCTTTTTTGATCGCCAGGATACGCTTGCGCTTGGGGTGTGTAATGGTTGCCAGATGATGTCGAATTTGCACGAACTGATTCCTGGGTCGGAAAACTGGCCGCATTTCGTGCGTAACCGCTCTGAGCAATTCGAAGCCCGCGTTACTATGTTAGAGATCATGAAATCCAATGCGGTCATACTTGATGGTATGGGAGGGTCTCAGCTGCCTGTGGTTGTGGCGCATGGTGAAGGGAGAGCCGAATGGCAGGATGAATCCAGACAGGCGGCATTACTTGAGTCATCGCAGGTCGCACTTCGGTATATCGATAATTATGGTCGAGGAACCGAGCGATATCCTGCTAATCCGAATGGTTCGCCCGGTGGCGTTACCAGTGTGACGAACAAAGATGGCCGTTTTACAATAATGATGCCCCATCCTGAGCGTGTTTTTCGTTCGGTTCAAAACTCTTGGTATCCTGAAAGCTGGACGGAAGACGGTCCCTGGATGCGAATGTTCAGGAATGCACGTAAGTGGTGCAAATAG
- a CDS encoding Nif3-like dinuclear metal center hexameric protein, which translates to MYKIVVYVPEENLDEVKNALFSSGAGKIGEYDKCCWQVKGVGQFRPLSGSNPYIGSQGEIEKVSEYRVELVCSDELIKPAILAMKKAHPYEEPAYDVWRLEVF; encoded by the coding sequence ATGTACAAGATAGTAGTGTACGTACCCGAAGAAAATCTGGATGAAGTCAAAAATGCACTTTTTTCGTCCGGTGCGGGCAAAATTGGTGAATATGACAAGTGTTGTTGGCAGGTCAAAGGTGTCGGACAGTTTCGGCCCTTGAGTGGTAGTAATCCATATATTGGGAGCCAGGGAGAGATAGAAAAGGTTTCAGAGTACCGGGTTGAATTGGTGTGTTCCGATGAACTTATCAAACCGGCAATTCTGGCGATGAAAAAGGCCCACCCTTATGAGGAGCCTGCTTATGATGTGTGGCGTTTGGAGGTGTTTTGA
- a CDS encoding DUF1289 domain-containing protein encodes MSQTESVKSPCVGVCALDEDDLCIGCQRSGQEISFWGRMDDEQKRQVMIAVTERQKQKFSW; translated from the coding sequence GTGTCTCAAACAGAATCAGTGAAATCGCCCTGCGTTGGGGTGTGTGCTCTGGATGAAGATGATTTGTGTATTGGTTGTCAGCGTTCAGGTCAGGAGATCAGTTTTTGGGGGCGAATGGATGATGAGCAGAAGAGACAGGTCATGATTGCCGTTACTGAGCGTCAAAAACAAAAGTTTTCCTGGTGA
- the mltF gene encoding membrane-bound lytic murein transglycosylase MltF: protein MKYYCLTCGINPANRATAVPRLRSPVIFLFLSIISLLNGCTRPTVVEKINQEKVLHVITRNAPTIYYEGKDGPAGFEYEISKLFAEHLGVELRLRVAESVTELNDVVAKNYAHFAAAGIAVTPAKLEQFRFSSPYMEVTQQLVYRRGTQKPTDLSDLIGKRIIVQQGSHQAERLRDYRQDIKALSWSEADDLDTSDLLRLITEGEVDYTVLDSNELEIYQSMFPQIRSAFPLSHTETLAWLFPPGTDETLLQEATAFFAKISADGTLLQLKERYFSQKNKMNYVGAKTFMTHMKNRLPKYEDTFRAAAQDFALDWRLLAAIGYQESHWRADAISPTGVKGLMMLTRNTAKEMGISNRLDPELSIHGGAKYFTRVYKRLPDRITEPDRTWFALAAYNVGYGHLEDARVLTQRFGKDPDKWDDVKAHLPLLSKKKWYSQTRYGYARGHEPVVYVRNIRRYLDVLSWMSSPERREQIAEKSEQSDPALEPYKESPKAESTIISSSMEHLPPTL from the coding sequence ATGAAATATTACTGTCTAACCTGCGGTATTAATCCGGCCAACAGGGCTACTGCTGTCCCGCGACTTCGCTCGCCTGTCATTTTTCTCTTCCTATCAATTATTTCCCTGCTAAACGGGTGCACCAGACCCACCGTAGTAGAAAAAATCAATCAGGAAAAAGTACTGCATGTGATTACACGCAACGCGCCTACGATTTACTACGAAGGCAAGGATGGCCCGGCAGGTTTTGAGTATGAGATTAGCAAACTTTTTGCGGAACATCTGGGGGTAGAACTGCGCCTCCGAGTCGCTGAAAGCGTCACAGAACTCAATGATGTTGTTGCCAAAAACTATGCCCACTTTGCAGCAGCAGGCATTGCGGTTACCCCCGCCAAGCTCGAACAGTTTCGCTTCTCGTCCCCCTACATGGAAGTAACACAGCAACTTGTTTACCGACGAGGCACACAAAAACCTACAGACTTGAGTGACCTGATCGGTAAGCGAATTATCGTGCAACAGGGTAGCCATCAGGCTGAACGCTTGAGAGACTATCGTCAGGATATCAAGGCGCTCAGTTGGTCCGAAGCGGATGATCTCGATACCTCCGATCTGTTACGTTTAATCACCGAAGGGGAAGTTGACTACACAGTTCTGGACTCTAATGAGCTTGAGATTTACCAGTCCATGTTCCCCCAAATCAGGTCTGCTTTTCCGCTGTCACATACGGAGACGCTTGCCTGGCTCTTCCCGCCAGGAACAGATGAAACGCTCCTGCAAGAGGCCACCGCATTTTTCGCGAAAATCAGCGCCGACGGCACGTTATTGCAGCTTAAGGAGCGTTACTTTTCTCAAAAGAACAAAATGAATTATGTGGGAGCAAAAACATTCATGACCCACATGAAAAATAGACTGCCGAAATACGAAGACACTTTTCGTGCCGCGGCTCAGGATTTTGCACTTGACTGGCGACTACTGGCGGCCATTGGTTATCAGGAGTCCCATTGGCGAGCGGACGCAATTTCACCTACTGGTGTGAAAGGCCTGATGATGTTGACGCGGAATACGGCCAAGGAAATGGGAATCAGCAATCGACTTGATCCCGAACTAAGCATACACGGCGGGGCGAAATATTTTACCCGGGTCTATAAAAGGCTTCCTGATCGCATAACTGAACCTGATAGAACCTGGTTTGCCCTCGCAGCATACAACGTCGGCTACGGGCATTTGGAAGATGCACGAGTGCTAACTCAAAGATTTGGGAAAGATCCTGACAAATGGGACGATGTCAAAGCGCACCTTCCGCTACTCAGCAAGAAAAAGTGGTACAGCCAGACACGCTACGGCTATGCCCGAGGTCACGAGCCTGTAGTTTACGTGCGTAATATTCGCCGTTACCTGGACGTACTCTCCTGGATGTCTTCACCTGAACGCCGGGAACAAATTGCTGAAAAGAGCGAACAATCGGATCCGGCACTGGAGCCTTACAAAGAATCCCCAAAAGCGGAATCCACGATTATTTCCTCATCAATGGAACACTTACCGCCCACCCTCTAA
- a CDS encoding regulatory protein RecX, producing the protein MPQALEQIDPNGETSGELDADAVSGLVMEIDAVLDKLEQDRYLNDARFSELFVRSAQSRGRGPVRVRYDLQERGVSAELISQFLDESDPSWFELAKTQLRRKFPDKPITPKDKAKQLRFLAQRGFTSEQAYQALSSGVDEL; encoded by the coding sequence ATGCCTCAGGCGCTTGAACAGATTGATCCTAACGGTGAAACCTCTGGTGAGCTGGATGCCGATGCGGTTTCAGGTTTGGTGATGGAAATAGATGCGGTGCTCGATAAACTGGAGCAAGACCGTTATTTGAACGATGCTCGATTCTCGGAGCTTTTTGTTCGCAGTGCCCAAAGTCGCGGGAGGGGGCCGGTTCGGGTTCGGTATGATTTGCAGGAAAGGGGCGTTTCCGCTGAGCTGATCAGTCAGTTCCTGGATGAGAGCGACCCGAGTTGGTTTGAGTTAGCGAAAACTCAGCTTCGGCGTAAATTCCCCGATAAGCCGATAACACCTAAAGACAAAGCAAAGCAGTTGCGATTTCTGGCACAACGTGGCTTTACCTCTGAGCAGGCATATCAGGCATTGAGCAGCGGCGTTGATGAGCTGTAA
- the purT gene encoding formate-dependent phosphoribosylglycinamide formyltransferase, with translation MATIGTPLSVSATKVMLCGAGELGKEVIIELQRLGVEVIAVDRYQHAPGMQVAHRSYVIDMLNSDELRNVIESEKPDFIVPEIEAIATAELVKLENEGYTVVPSARAVHLTMNREGIRCLAAEELGLPTSTYQFAVDVDSFREAVKQIGYPCIVKPIMSSSGKGQSFVRTNEDVDRAWDYAQEGGRAGAGKVIVEGVVEFDYEITLLTVRSVDGARFCAPIGHTQVDGDYQQSWQPQAMTSVALENAQSIAKSVTDALGGYGIFGVELFVKGDEVYFSEVSPRPHDTGLVTLISQELSEFALHARAFLQLPVNTELKEGAYASSVVMAEGVSTSVRFKNIELALQSPGNQIRLFGKPEVNGKRRMGVVLSKGGDVSEAVETAKASAAQVICKTSGQ, from the coding sequence ATGGCTACAATTGGAACGCCTTTGTCGGTGAGCGCAACTAAAGTGATGTTGTGTGGTGCTGGAGAGTTGGGAAAAGAAGTGATTATCGAGTTACAGCGTTTAGGTGTAGAGGTAATTGCAGTAGACCGTTATCAACATGCACCTGGTATGCAGGTTGCGCATCGCTCTTACGTGATAGATATGCTTAATTCAGATGAATTAAGAAATGTAATTGAGTCTGAAAAACCTGACTTTATCGTTCCAGAGATTGAGGCTATCGCGACCGCCGAGTTGGTAAAGCTTGAGAACGAAGGATATACGGTTGTTCCGTCCGCGCGGGCGGTACATTTAACCATGAACAGAGAAGGTATCAGATGTTTGGCTGCTGAAGAACTGGGTTTGCCGACATCGACTTATCAATTCGCTGTTGATGTCGACAGCTTTCGTGAGGCGGTTAAGCAAATTGGCTATCCCTGTATCGTAAAGCCGATTATGAGTTCATCCGGCAAGGGGCAAAGTTTTGTCCGAACAAATGAGGATGTGGACCGAGCCTGGGATTACGCGCAGGAAGGTGGGCGCGCTGGAGCGGGAAAAGTTATTGTAGAGGGCGTGGTCGAATTTGATTATGAAATTACTCTACTCACTGTGCGGTCTGTTGATGGTGCTCGATTCTGCGCACCGATTGGACATACGCAGGTTGATGGCGATTATCAGCAATCATGGCAGCCACAGGCTATGACTTCAGTTGCGTTGGAAAATGCACAGTCAATTGCCAAGTCCGTAACTGATGCTCTCGGTGGGTATGGCATTTTTGGTGTTGAGTTGTTTGTAAAGGGGGATGAGGTGTATTTCAGTGAAGTGTCCCCAAGGCCGCATGATACAGGGCTGGTTACGTTGATATCCCAGGAATTGTCTGAGTTCGCCTTGCATGCCCGTGCTTTCTTGCAGCTTCCGGTGAATACTGAGCTTAAAGAAGGCGCTTATGCTTCTTCAGTGGTCATGGCTGAAGGTGTCTCTACTTCGGTCAGATTTAAAAATATTGAATTAGCTCTGCAGTCTCCGGGTAACCAAATTAGGCTTTTCGGGAAACCGGAAGTGAATGGTAAGCGCCGAATGGGGGTTGTGCTGTCGAAAGGGGGGGATGTTTCCGAGGCTGTCGAAACGGCCAAAGCCTCAGCCGCCCAGGTTATATGTAAAACGAGTGGTCAATAA
- a CDS encoding CoA pyrophosphatase, producing the protein MLIDIRDKLKGSSPRDLNYSFPHAAVLLPIVNNPREPELIFTLRSPHLGTHSGQVAFPGGKQDETDLSLMHTALRETEEEVGISPRDVQVAGRLSQVVSKHGIVVTPYVGVVPVDVQLVPNEAEIASIFNVPISFFLENQPHGYDCLSFEQCVYHVPRFNYEDYLIWGLSAVILSEFLNVVFEIDSLVKVEKK; encoded by the coding sequence TTGTTGATCGATATTCGTGATAAATTGAAGGGCAGTTCACCCAGGGATTTAAATTACTCGTTTCCCCACGCTGCAGTTCTTCTTCCAATCGTAAATAATCCACGAGAGCCTGAACTTATATTTACTTTGCGATCTCCGCATTTGGGTACCCATAGCGGCCAGGTCGCGTTTCCCGGCGGTAAGCAGGACGAGACGGATTTATCCTTGATGCATACCGCGCTTCGAGAAACAGAAGAAGAGGTTGGAATTTCGCCGCGGGATGTTCAGGTCGCGGGGCGTTTGAGTCAGGTTGTTTCGAAGCATGGTATTGTGGTTACCCCGTATGTGGGGGTTGTGCCTGTTGATGTTCAGTTGGTCCCGAATGAAGCTGAAATCGCGAGTATTTTTAATGTTCCCATCAGTTTTTTTCTGGAAAATCAGCCTCATGGATACGACTGTTTGTCCTTTGAGCAGTGTGTGTACCACGTTCCGAGATTCAACTATGAAGATTATTTGATCTGGGGGCTATCTGCAGTCATTTTGTCGGAGTTTTTAAACGTCGTTTTTGAGATAGATTCGCTCGTCAAAGTCGAAAAGAAGTAG
- a CDS encoding gamma carbonic anhydrase family protein yields the protein MIYQLGPDKVEVHEEVAFIADNATVIGNAVISKEASIWFNAVVRADCAKITVGPRTNVQDAAVLHADEGFPCVLGEGVTVGHHATVHGCEVGDFSLIGINAVVLNGAKIGKYCLIGSNTLIPEKAVIPDGSLVVGSPGKVKRALSAMEQKILEVSADHYVKNGKRYKSSLELQAPR from the coding sequence ATGATCTACCAGTTGGGGCCTGATAAAGTGGAAGTTCATGAAGAGGTGGCCTTCATTGCAGACAATGCAACGGTTATAGGGAATGCTGTAATTAGTAAAGAAGCCAGTATTTGGTTTAATGCTGTTGTCAGGGCTGATTGCGCCAAGATTACCGTCGGGCCCCGTACGAATGTCCAGGATGCAGCAGTGCTGCACGCGGATGAAGGATTCCCGTGTGTCTTGGGGGAAGGGGTAACGGTTGGTCATCATGCTACAGTTCATGGTTGTGAAGTGGGCGACTTTTCCTTGATCGGTATTAATGCTGTAGTTTTGAATGGAGCTAAAATCGGTAAATATTGCTTGATTGGTTCCAATACTTTGATTCCTGAAAAGGCGGTTATACCCGATGGTTCTCTGGTAGTGGGTAGTCCGGGAAAGGTCAAACGCGCGCTTTCAGCGATGGAGCAAAAAATACTCGAAGTGAGTGCAGATCATTATGTCAAGAATGGGAAGCGCTATAAAAGCTCCCTTGAGCTGCAAGCTCCTCGGTAG
- a CDS encoding NUDIX hydrolase has product MKFCSLCATPVVQKIPEGDSRLRYVCPGCGEIHYQNPNIVAGTIPVYENKILLCKRAIEPRKGFWTLPAGFMENQETTTEAAVRETWEEALARVKLGTLYTLFNIPQIDQVHLFFLATIKDGQYGVGEESLETRLFSESEIPWDEISFPTVKKTLQYFIEDRSNQEFPLRVEDIVRDRKT; this is encoded by the coding sequence ATGAAATTTTGCAGCTTATGTGCAACTCCGGTAGTACAGAAGATTCCGGAGGGCGATAGTCGACTTCGCTATGTCTGTCCAGGCTGTGGAGAAATACATTACCAAAACCCGAATATTGTCGCGGGCACAATCCCCGTTTATGAGAACAAAATATTACTCTGCAAACGTGCAATTGAACCTCGAAAAGGCTTTTGGACCCTACCCGCCGGTTTTATGGAAAACCAGGAAACCACTACAGAAGCCGCTGTGCGTGAAACCTGGGAAGAAGCGCTCGCACGAGTCAAACTTGGCACACTCTATACGCTGTTCAACATTCCGCAGATTGATCAGGTTCACCTCTTCTTTCTAGCAACGATTAAGGACGGCCAGTACGGCGTGGGAGAAGAAAGCCTGGAGACGCGTTTATTCTCAGAAAGCGAAATCCCGTGGGATGAAATTTCTTTTCCGACCGTTAAGAAAACCCTTCAATATTTTATTGAGGACAGATCGAATCAAGAGTTCCCATTACGCGTTGAGGATATTGTCAGAGATCGAAAAACCTGA